Proteins encoded by one window of Aptenodytes patagonicus chromosome 11, bAptPat1.pri.cur, whole genome shotgun sequence:
- the PNP gene encoding purine nucleoside phosphorylase yields the protein MAYAEEDRNSYEVYKETADWLRARTVQRPKTAIICGSGLGGLADVLDNKTVFLYEDIPHFPRSTVAGHVGRLVFGELNGQPCVCMQGRFHCYEGYSVGTVTFPIRVFFLLGVEILIVTNAAGGLNPHFQVGDIMFIRDHISMFGLGGQNPLRGPNDERFGVRFPCMSDAYEQDLLGLAMESAQELGFLSFIREGVYCLLAGPCYETIAECRVLQALGADAVGMSTVPEVIVARHCGLRVLGISLITNKVVMSYNSQEKANHEEVLRVSVVRAEALQKLVTHLLGKLGESTNSP from the exons AAATAGCTACGAGGTGTATAAGGAAACAGCGGATTGGTTACGCGCCCGTACCGTCCAGCGCCCAAAGACCGCCATCATCTGCGGATCCGGACTGGGAGGTCTGGCCGATGTGTTGGATAACAAGACAGTCTTTCTGTATGAGGACATCCCTCATTTCCCACGGAGCACAG TTGCGGGGCATGTTGGCCGATTGGTGTTTGGGGAGCTGAACGGACAGCCCTGCGTGTGTATGCAGGGACGCTTCCACTGTTACGAAGGATACTCTGTTGGCACG GTCACCTTTCCCATCAGGGTCTTCTTTCTCCTGGGGGTGGAGATCTTGATTGTCACAAATGCTGCTGGGGGACTGAATCCCCACTTCCAAGTGGGGGACATCATGTTCATAAGGGACCACATCAGCATGTTTGGCTTAGGAGGGCAGAATCCACTGCGTGGACCAAACGATGAGAG GTTTGGAGTGAGGTTTCCCTGCATGTCAGATGCTTATGAACAAGATCTGCTCGGCCTGGCGATGGAGAGTGCacaggagctgggctttctgagcttCATCCGAGAAGGAGTGTACTGTCTGCTGGCCGGTCCCTGCTATGAAACCATTGCCGAGTGCCGTGTGCTGCAGGCGCTGGGAGCGGATGCTGTAG GCATGAGCACTGTCCCAGAAGTAATTGTAGCCAGGCATTGTGGCCTCCGAGTCCTTGGGATCTCCCTCATCACCAACAAAGTGGTGATGAGCTACAACAGTCAAGAGAAAGCCAACCACGAGGAAGTGCTGCGCGTCTCGGTGGTCCGGGCTGAAGCCCTGCAGAAATTGGTCACTCATCTCCTTGGCAAGCTGGGGGAAAGCACAAACTCTCCGTGA